Proteins found in one Clostridium kluyveri DSM 555 genomic segment:
- a CDS encoding MarR family winged helix-turn-helix transcriptional regulator gives MNKPRFSFESPYSDLIRRIALKIKFKSDENINKLGLNSQQGRMISYIYEHQDEGIIQKDLADVFQRRGASITSMLQGLERKGYIQRSIPKDDERQKNIYVLQKGAELIEEFNRIFFQVEKSITENLTDGEKECLLSLLIKVNKNL, from the coding sequence ATGAATAAGCCTAGATTTTCATTTGAAAGTCCTTATTCGGATTTGATAAGAAGAATTGCTTTAAAAATAAAATTCAAATCTGATGAAAATATAAACAAGTTGGGGTTGAACTCCCAGCAGGGGCGTATGATAAGTTATATATATGAGCATCAGGATGAGGGGATAATTCAAAAGGACCTGGCAGATGTTTTTCAGCGCAGAGGGGCAAGTATTACCAGTATGCTTCAAGGATTGGAGAGAAAAGGGTATATTCAAAGGAGTATTCCTAAAGATGATGAAAGACAGAAAAATATTTATGTACTTCAAAAAGGTGCAGAGCTAATAGAAGAATTTAACAGGATATTCTTTCAAGTTGAAAAAAGTATTACTGAGAATTTAACCGATGGTGAAAAAGAATGTCTGCTGTCTTTACTGATAAAGGTAAATAAAAATTTATAA